AACGGGCAGGTAGAGACCCGCTCCTTCCTGAAAAAATATGTAGATATCACTAAGGTGCCTACAGTGACCCAGGACTGGGCCATCAACTTCATCGTGCTGCGGTATACAGATGTATTGATGCTGAAAGCAGAATGCGTCTTACACGGGGCAGCAGGCTCACAGACCGCCGATGTGGATGCAATTGTGAACAAGGTAAGAACCAGGGCCGGGCTGACAGCTAACAAGGTAAATGTGACACTGGCAGAACTGATGGAAGAGAGAAGAAAAGAATTCGCGGCAGAAGGAAGCAGGTGGCATGACCTTATAAGAAGTGGACTGATCACTTCAATCATCCCCGCCTGGATAGCTACTGAAGACGTTCAAAATAAGATTCAGCCATTTACTACCAACTACATTATTTACCCGGTACCTAAATCACAGCTGGATATAGCACCGGGGCTGTATACACAGAACAACGGCTATAACTGATCCGCGGGCAACTATTAAAAATGCGTATCACTATGATTACTGATAATATCATGGTGATACGCATTTTTTCATTTATTAACTCAAAAGATTTCAAAAATAATTTCACTTTTTTAAACGCAGCATTCATTGAAAATTCTTCCATAAAATGATTCTTTCCTTATCACAAGGCGAATAATAAAAATTTCTTTTATTGAAATATTCAAAAGGAGTTTTAATTTTTCATCGTGAAACGAACTAATCGTTCGTCCCCAGCAACCATTCAAAAAACTACTAACAAAAATATTCACCCATATTAAACTTGAATGTTTAATGACCAAGCACGTACAAATCCCAAATTATGAATCGTAAACGGTCTAAGCCAATCCATGTGGAACAGCATGGAAAGGGCATAAAAAAAGCCCAGGAAGAGCAGTATGCAAACCCCTTCGCAGAAATGTTCTGGAAGGTAAACGGTATCCCTGTTGACGCTAGGGAGATGATCTGTAAACAATGCGACTGGAGCGTTCCGACTTTCTACCGAAAGTTACGGGTAGCTACACGTCCTCCAGGTAAGGACAACAGCAGAGTGCGTGGCGTAAGCAGTGCAGAATTAACCAGCATTAAAGCAATTTATGTGCAGGTGTTTGAAGACATGTTAGCTAAATTAAAAGCAATTAATCTAAAGGATTCAAAATAATTCAACCTGTTTATTTCCACAAGCACTGCTGAAGCTTTTTACCGGGGCTGATTAAAAAATAAAATGAATGCGCTGTGATTTGCGTCAAAGCCATTTCGTCTCCATCACCCACCCGGGAGGGAGTACCCTTTTTTATCAGCCCCGGTTTATTATTTTTTCAGGTTACGGATGATCTGTTCACCTACTGCATCTGCAAAATTTACTGAATTCACTAGTATTACAACTGCGGTATTCGCAGCTGTATCGGCCAGTAAAAAGGAGCGGCAACCACCGGTACTACCGTTGTGAAACAGTAATTCATCCTGGTGCTGGTAACGGATCCAGGCCAGGCCTATTTTGGTGGTACCATCATCAAATACCGGCTGGTGCGCCAGTGCTACTGCCTGATGCAAGGGGTCCTTTCCCTGTTCCAGCTGCAGAACAGCATACCTCAGCAGGTCTTTCGCATCTGATCTGACAGCACCTGCAGCTTGCAGGCTGTTAAAATTCCAGATCTCCACAGGATTCAATCCGCTATCATAACCCTGCGCAGCTGCAGCACTTACGCTGACGCCTGTATGCGTTAATTGCAGTGGGCCGGTGATATATTTTGACAGCAAATCTGCATACTGCATTCCGTATACTCTTTCCAGCAATACACCCAGTAATCCAAATCCGAAATTACTGTATGCAAATACCTTACCCGGTGCTGTGGAGGGCGTTGCCGTTTTCAGATAGCTAAACAGGTGTGCCTGGTCATAGTGTTCATACGGCTGTTCGTTTTTAGTTATATCCAGGTTAGAAGGCAGCCTGGGAAATCCCGAGGTATGGCTGGCCAGATGCCTGAATGTAATGCCTTTTAATGCAGGATTAGCGGCCACAGAATCAGGAAGAAATGTAGTAATGGACTGATCCAGGCTTAGCTTTTTCTGGTTAACAGCCAGGGCCAGCAAGGTGCCTGTAAATGTCTTGGAGAGAGAACCTATTTCATACACAAGGCGGTTGTCAGGCAGCGTATCTGCATCCAGGCGGGGAAGGCCGTAATTGTAATAAAAATCCTGCCCCCTGTAATGTACGCCGACGCTGAGTCCTACAATACCCGATTGATTGATATAAGGTCTTATAGCAGCTTCCACAATGCTGTCGGGGTGACTTTTCAGGGGATTGTCAGAAAGTACCGGCGTTTGAGGTGCTGCTGGCTTTTTCTTCCTGGCATCTTCAAAGAAGAAGATTTCCATTTTCCCGGTAGCATCCAGCTTTGCATACACATTCAGCGGTATAATGCTGTTTACGTTGTAGGCATTGATACCATCCCGGCTACCAATAAACCGGAGGTCTTTCATTGGCACCAGCGGCTGGATATTTGTTTTGAAAGTATTCCGCCACATATCCGGCGTATATAGCTTCCTGATGCTTTCTCCCCAAAATTCGTAGGCACTGTCAGGTTGGCTATCGTTGAGTAATTGTACCACCAGGCGGCAGATACTGTCGGTTCGTTTTTCTGTGGGGCTTGTCTGGGCCAATAATGAATGGGCGAACAACAATACAAATAGGTAAAGCGGGGTGTGTCTCATATTAGTTATTAAATTAGCTGTACTAACTTAATACATTTTTGCCAAACATTAACCTACTCCCGCTGCAATTGGCGTATAACAGCAGCGGGAGTAGTTAGATGCCTGCGGCAGGCTTAGTTACAGTCAAAATGATGCACTAAAATCAGTAGACAAAGTCATCTCCTTATTGGCTGCAATACCCTCCTGCAACATTTGGATCTTATAATTGGCGAACTGTAAAGCGTCAGCTCCCATGAGTACCCGCAAGGGAGCTTCACTCATCTGGCCCAGGCGGATGATGGCTGCCGCTACTTTTTCAGGATCACCTGGCTGTGTACCGGGTACATCTTCTTTATGCTTACGGCGTTCTTCTTCCAGTGCTGTATATGCAGCTACAGGGTGTGCAGGATGTGCAATTGATCCGCTGCTCAGGAAGTTCGTACGTACATACCCGGGTTCTGCAATTGTTACGCTGATACCGAATGGCTTTACTTCCTGTGCCAGTGCCTCAGAGATTCCTTCTACGGCGAACTTGGTGCCGCAATAAATACCCCATCCCCCACCGGAGATTAACCCAAATACGGAAGACATATTGATGATATGACCGGATTGTGCCGCCCTCATATGTGGCAGAATAGCACGGGTAACGTTTAACAGCCCGAATACGTTCACATCAAAGCTGTTCCTTACCTCGGTATCAGAAGTCTCTTCAATGCCACCTATAAGGCCAAAACCTGCGTTATTTACTAAATAATCGATCGTATTAAATTGTGTGATTGCCTTACTTACGGCTTCCCCTACACTTTCTTCGCTGACAAGATCGACCTGCAGGGGCAGGAACTGGGAACTGTCTACCCCTACTGCCTGCCGGAGGGTCTCCAGCTTACGTGCAGTTGCCGCTACATTATAGCCGGCAGCCAGTAATTGTTGTACCAGGATCAGTCCAATACCCTGTGATGCACCGGTGATAAACCATGTTTTTCTTTGATTGCCCATTTGTTTTAAATTTTATGGTACAAAGGAACTAACATTGGTCCGGTGAGTACTTAATCAAACAACAGGGATACTTGTGCGTTTCAAATTTTCTCTGAATTTAGAGGGAGACACCTGTTCCTTCTTATTAAAAAGTGCGGTAAAAGCAGCCTGTTCAGAAAAGCCCAGTACATAACTGATGGCCCTGATATCCCAGTCGGTTTGCTTCAGCAATACCTTTGCTTCGTACAAGAGCCGTTCCTGGATATGCTCCCTGAGGGTTTTGCCGGTCTGGTTTTTCACCAGTGTATTCAGGTAATTGGGGTGTACATGTAATTGTTCGGCAAACTCCGTGGCTGTTTTTATTTTCACTACATCATCCGGGTGCCGTACCTGGAAAGTGGCTTCCAGCAAAGACAGGAATCCATAAATATAACGATAGCTCTCAGGCACAGCTTCGTCGGCCAGGTTTTTCCCGGCACGCTGTGCCGCAAGCAGTATAAGTTGTAAATGCAGGAAGATGGCTTGTTGTTTATCTTCATTGTTTCCTTCCTCTTCTTCCAGGATCGCTTTGAAATATTGGTCTGTTTTCTCAGACTGCGCGGGCGTTAATTGTACCACAGCTTTCGCAGGCTGGAAATAAGCATAGTTTCTGAATAACTGTAGCAGGTGACTGGCACCCTGAAAATAGTCCGGGTGGATCAGGCAAAAATGACCTTCTGTTTCAGCAGATGTGGTTTGCCACGACATGATCTCATCCGGGTGCAAAAATGAAATGTCGCCCGGGTTCATGAAATATTGATGCAAGCCTACAGTCAATATGCCTGTACCTGCTGTAATATGAAATATTTTGTAAAACTGCCTGCGGTTGGGAGAAATGTAATCCTTCACCGGCGTCGTTTTCCGGTCTTTGATGATAAAGAGGCCTGCATCTACCGGGTAATTTTCAACATGCAGGAATGGCTCCCTGAAATTTACCTCTGTGAAGGCCCTCAACGCTAAGCGAGGAATATTGTTTCTTCCCATATAGACAAAGCTAGCGGATTATTGGTTCTTCCCATAAAGATAAAGGTACCGGTTACAAACTGTACTCATCTCCCAAACGGAAATAAAAAGCATCGTTTTCCTTCTCTTTCGTCAATCGGTTAAATTCTGCTGCTGCCGTTCCTGCATCCCGGAATATTTTTTCCATGGTAATACCTGGTGTGCCTTTTTGTCCTGATCTTGTTCTCACGATCCTGTCCTCCAACCTGATCTCAAAAAAGCAGGCTCCATTTTCGTCCTGAAATTCAAAATATTGCATCATTTTTACCCCCGTGATTTTATCTTCTTATATTATATTTATACCCGCTTGTGTGTCCTCAAAAATAGTCATAGCGGGCAGCGAAAATGAAAATCTGGTATCTACAAATGCTCTACATGGGCTAAAATATGCCAACTACAAACACCCTACAAAAACACATATGTCGCAGTTAATCAATAAGATAACCATATTCTTCATTGTTTTCATCCTATTGGTGGCGTCGTGTGCCGCCCGCACACCTGCCGATTCTCTTAGCGCTGTACTAGCTCAAAAAAATATTACACCCGGGCAAAAAGTGATGACGCTTAGTCTCCTTGCCAGGGCCAAATCCATTACAGAAAATAAGACTGCGATAGCAATCGGACTACAGGCAGTGGCCCTCAGCCGTGGCCTTTCGGATGCACAATACACTTCCATAGCTTATGCCACATTGGCACAGATTTATATCCAGGCAAATGATCTTACCCGGTCTGCAGCAGTGGTAGATAGTGCAGTTTACTACGCCGAAAAAACAGGTAGTCAGCTGGCAAAAGGGATCGCCTGGTATCGCAAATGCTGGATGGAAAATATCAAAGGGGATGAAAAAAACGCCCTGCTGAGTGGGCAACAGGCATTAAAATACCTGGAGAAAGCAAGGTCTCCCTATTATGCATCAGCCGTATATTATGTGATGGCCAGCATCTATGCAAACCAGGAAGATGGCCCCCTGCATAAAAAATATGGACAGCTATCGCTGCAGGCGGCATTGGTGGATATGGACTACGATAACATCCTCGTTGCCTATCAGACACTGGGCACCTACTGGCAATACTATCACATGGCGCATACCAGCGACAAGGCAGCGCTCGACTCAGCAATTTATTATAACAGCCTGTCGATTGCTACTTATTTAAATAATAAGGACCGCATCATCTTTCATAGCACAGTGGCGATCACGGCCCTGAACCTGGCAGACATCTATGCACAAAATTTTCCCGCCTCCTACAGGGATACAGTATTTAAATACCTGGACATTGCCCGGAAAATCGGTGTTGAAACCCATCATATGGAGGTTGTTTCCAATTGCTATGGTATGCAGAGCGATTATGAAGCCGCTGCCGGCCACTATGATAAGGCCGAAGAACTATTGCAGAAAGGGCTGGCTATAATAAATGCAGATAGTTCGAATACACTGGCGACCAAAATACAATTCATGTCTGCCCTGGCTGCACTGGCAGAGAAACGGGGCAATTATAAAGATGCACTGCAATACCAGCAGCAATTCTCCGCCTTGTATAAGCAACTTTATAACGAAGAAAAACTGAATATTACCAAAGAACTGGAGGCAAAGTACCAGGCAGAGAAAACAGCCACCGCCCTCCGGAACCTGGAACAGACAGCCAGTTTGCACAAGACGCTGGGCTATCTTTATATAGGCCTGGCACTGGCCTTACTCACGGCAGCCATCTTCCTTTTCCGTTCCTATCATTTCCGCCTGAAACAACTGGGCATGGAAACCCGCCTGAAAGATGAAGAAGCCATGCGCCTCATTGCAGAGCAACAATTAATGCAGGAGAGACAGGAACGGCTACAGAAAGACCTGCTGGCAGGTACACTACAGGTAGAACAGAAAAATGCCCTTGTACAGACCTTACAAAAAAAGATCGCGGAACATACCAACAATAAATCCGTCCTTACACAGATCAACAGGATCATCGATCACGATAAAAGACTGGATGAATCGCTGGCAGAAGACAAAGCGGATTTTGAAAACGTGAACCCCGAAGTGTTTGATAAATTAAAAGAACGATCTGACAATTCACTTTCCAGGCTTGACCTGAAACACTGTGCTTATATCTATATAGGTTTAACCAACAAAGAAGTCTCCCAGCGACTGGGTATTGCGCCTAAGAGTATCCTGATGGCCCGTTACAGGATCAAATTAAAACTGGGTCTGGGCAAGGACGAGGAACTGGATACATATATCCGTTCACTTTAGGAGGGGCAAGGGAGCGTGTAAAACTTTTGCCTGGGGCTGAATAAAAGGTTCCCCCCTCCCGGGTGGGTGATGGAGCCGAAAAGGCTTTTATGCAATTATCAGCGCCTTCATTTTACCTTTTAGTCAACCACAGTACAAGCTGCCATTAACAGCAACAGTGGGAAGGTGATCTCTTTTATGTTAATCAGTTTGTTTAACACCAAATCAGATCATGTTCCCACTGCTGCGTCAGGCGATTTATCAGGGTCAGGGATGCATCTGCAAAACCAGGTACTATGCCTGCAACCTGATTTTATTATTCCCGGCTTTGATTGGATAGGCTTTCCCTTTCCAGATGAAATTTCCGGATGAATTAGCAGGCAATTGCAGCTCCATATTCCATTGGCCACCTTTGAATTCGTAATTAACACTGATCTTGCCAAAAGGATGCGGCATTTCACCACTTACATTTTTCAGACTACCCAGGTGTGGCTCAATTTTTATTTTACTGAAACCGGGTGCATCACTGTCTATACCTAATACAGTTCTGAAAAATTCGATATTAGGACTACTCCCCCATGCATGGCAGTCAGACCGGGAATAACCTACATCAGAATACTCTGCCCAGGTAGTCAGGCCCATGGCAATGTTCTCTTTCCAGATGCCCAGCCAGTTGTAATAATCATCTCCGAGGCCGGCTTGTACCAGTGCCTGGTGGAGATAGTATTTAAAATAGATAGAACATTGGGTGAGGGTATTATCGGCCAGGAGTTTTTTTCCAAGCGCAGGCATAGCTGCTTTACTTACCAGGCCTGTAAGGATGGCGAGAGAATTTGCGTGTTGGGAGAAGTGGTCCTTCTCCTTTGTATCTGCGAATAAACCTTTGCCGGCATCCCAGTATTTTAGTTTAATCGTATTCGTGAGTTGCGCAATTTTTTGTGTATATAAGGGAGAGGGATCCATTTGTGCAGCCCATTGATACGCCCATAATAATTGCAGATCTACGATCGCAGAACTGCCATCGCTCCCTTTGGGAGGCGCACCTCCATTCCAGTCCTTGCCGGAGGCCCAGTCTACGAAATTCCAGTAGGGTGTATTGGCAAGGGAGCCATCTGGCAATTGGTATTTAGCAAAGAAGGCCAGGATGCCTCTCATGCCCGGCAGTTTATTTTTTATGAAATCATTGTCATGCCTGTACATGTAGTAATCATGCAACATCCCGATATACCATAGGGAGAAAGTAGAAATCACCTGTGTGGTATGTGTGGGATAACGGCTGAGGGTCACGCCTTCGGGTAAACGGGATTGATCCATCAGGTCGAGGGCATGACGGGCCAGTCTGTCATCACCACTATAATAATAGGACACCATGGCCTGGATACGGGTATCACCGATGTATTGCAACTGCTCGTAGAATGGGCAATCCATATAGGTTTCGAAGGCATTCAGCCTGGCAGTACGCCAGCCGATGTCGAGTATTTTTGGAATGGTGGTATCAGCAGATTTAAAAATTGCGGTCTGCTTAAACGGATACCCGGTGAAAGTGCCATAAAGACTATCGATCACTAAAGGCGCATCTTTGGTATGTACTGCCAGCTTTATATACCTGAAAGTACGGAAATTGAAGGGAGTGAATGTTTGATCCTGCAGGCCATTACTTGTAAGACTGTCTTTCACACCAAAAAAGTCTTTCCCCTCCACATCGTTTCTATTGCTTTTGTGGGAGCCATAAGGTTCCTGGTGGTCATACAAGGCTTCTGCATAACTGAGAGAAAGCCCGGCATCTTTACCACCACTGAAATGAATGGTGGGGAATGCGTTGGTTTCGTAGGTCTGATCGAGTAATATTGTAGCCGTGGTATTAGCAGGAATGGTAGCAGGCAGCGAAGAACCTTTACGTATCACTGTGATAGGCTGGTAGGTAAGTTCCCTGGCTGGAATAGTGCTGGGTACCAGCATGTAACCAAAACCATCGCCAGCACCTTTCAGATTGCCCTGGAACAGGCTACCTGCCGGAGGCCAGGCACTGTCATCAAAATCCTTTGCCTGCCAGTTGGAAATCGTCTTATTCATATCCACGATCTCACCGTTAGTAGCGGCAAAGAAACCCCATAAAGGTGAGAAGGCTTTGTCCTGCACACATTTCCAGGAATCGTTGGTATTCAGGATGTCTTCTGCAGGGGTATGTCCCTGGATAATGAATGCGGTTCGCAGGGTCATTTGCCATTCCGGGCGGAACTCTGCTTCGTTCCACACGATGGCCGCTACGCTGTTCCTGCCTTTGACCAGGTAGGGCGCCAGGTCGATCGTTTCATAATTCCAGTTGTAAAAATCCCCTTTGGCAGGGCCGATATTTACGAGTTGCCCGTTGATGTACAATTTATACCGGTTATCGGCAGAGGCATGAATGATGAAGCTCCCTGGTTTTTCAGGCAGGTCTATCGCCTTTCTGAAATAATAAACCCCATAACTTTTACCATTGTCGAATGGTGCCTTCAGGCCGATCCACTGGGCATTCCAGGGGCGGTTATCCTGACTGAAACAAAGATTACTGCATAATACAGTAAAGGAGAATAAGGTATAAAGAAGCTTCATAACGTGAATTTTGCTAAACCAATTTAGCAATAATAAATTTAATGAGTGTCCTAGTCTATCACAGGCTTTGCAGGAATTTCAGCGCTTTGCGGCCTGGAAGGTTGCTGGAAGTGGATTTGGTTGGGATGAATTAATTCAAAAAGGATTGGACTACCCTTATTTTTCCAATTTGGACTAGTAAAATGCAGTTCGATTTAAGTATTTTTACCGATTCAACCTGAAACAAGGCGACATGGATAAAGCTACAACTGTAAAAGCCGTTTTTTTTGATATTGATGGTACACTTTTTAGTGCTAAAACGAAGTCCATACCGGCTTCGACGATACGTGCGCTGGAGTAC
This window of the Chitinophaga sancti genome carries:
- a CDS encoding serine hydrolase domain-containing protein, whose product is MRHTPLYLFVLLFAHSLLAQTSPTEKRTDSICRLVVQLLNDSQPDSAYEFWGESIRKLYTPDMWRNTFKTNIQPLVPMKDLRFIGSRDGINAYNVNSIIPLNVYAKLDATGKMEIFFFEDARKKKPAAPQTPVLSDNPLKSHPDSIVEAAIRPYINQSGIVGLSVGVHYRGQDFYYNYGLPRLDADTLPDNRLVYEIGSLSKTFTGTLLALAVNQKKLSLDQSITTFLPDSVAANPALKGITFRHLASHTSGFPRLPSNLDITKNEQPYEHYDQAHLFSYLKTATPSTAPGKVFAYSNFGFGLLGVLLERVYGMQYADLLSKYITGPLQLTHTGVSVSAAAAQGYDSGLNPVEIWNFNSLQAAGAVRSDAKDLLRYAVLQLEQGKDPLHQAVALAHQPVFDDGTTKIGLAWIRYQHQDELLFHNGSTGGCRSFLLADTAANTAVVILVNSVNFADAVGEQIIRNLKK
- a CDS encoding alpha-L-rhamnosidase-related protein encodes the protein MKLLYTLFSFTVLCSNLCFSQDNRPWNAQWIGLKAPFDNGKSYGVYYFRKAIDLPEKPGSFIIHASADNRYKLYINGQLVNIGPAKGDFYNWNYETIDLAPYLVKGRNSVAAIVWNEAEFRPEWQMTLRTAFIIQGHTPAEDILNTNDSWKCVQDKAFSPLWGFFAATNGEIVDMNKTISNWQAKDFDDSAWPPAGSLFQGNLKGAGDGFGYMLVPSTIPARELTYQPITVIRKGSSLPATIPANTTATILLDQTYETNAFPTIHFSGGKDAGLSLSYAEALYDHQEPYGSHKSNRNDVEGKDFFGVKDSLTSNGLQDQTFTPFNFRTFRYIKLAVHTKDAPLVIDSLYGTFTGYPFKQTAIFKSADTTIPKILDIGWRTARLNAFETYMDCPFYEQLQYIGDTRIQAMVSYYYSGDDRLARHALDLMDQSRLPEGVTLSRYPTHTTQVISTFSLWYIGMLHDYYMYRHDNDFIKNKLPGMRGILAFFAKYQLPDGSLANTPYWNFVDWASGKDWNGGAPPKGSDGSSAIVDLQLLWAYQWAAQMDPSPLYTQKIAQLTNTIKLKYWDAGKGLFADTKEKDHFSQHANSLAILTGLVSKAAMPALGKKLLADNTLTQCSIYFKYYLHQALVQAGLGDDYYNWLGIWKENIAMGLTTWAEYSDVGYSRSDCHAWGSSPNIEFFRTVLGIDSDAPGFSKIKIEPHLGSLKNVSGEMPHPFGKISVNYEFKGGQWNMELQLPANSSGNFIWKGKAYPIKAGNNKIRLQA
- a CDS encoding helix-turn-helix transcriptional regulator: MSQLINKITIFFIVFILLVASCAARTPADSLSAVLAQKNITPGQKVMTLSLLARAKSITENKTAIAIGLQAVALSRGLSDAQYTSIAYATLAQIYIQANDLTRSAAVVDSAVYYAEKTGSQLAKGIAWYRKCWMENIKGDEKNALLSGQQALKYLEKARSPYYASAVYYVMASIYANQEDGPLHKKYGQLSLQAALVDMDYDNILVAYQTLGTYWQYYHMAHTSDKAALDSAIYYNSLSIATYLNNKDRIIFHSTVAITALNLADIYAQNFPASYRDTVFKYLDIARKIGVETHHMEVVSNCYGMQSDYEAAAGHYDKAEELLQKGLAIINADSSNTLATKIQFMSALAALAEKRGNYKDALQYQQQFSALYKQLYNEEKLNITKELEAKYQAEKTATALRNLEQTASLHKTLGYLYIGLALALLTAAIFLFRSYHFRLKQLGMETRLKDEEAMRLIAEQQLMQERQERLQKDLLAGTLQVEQKNALVQTLQKKIAEHTNNKSVLTQINRIIDHDKRLDESLAEDKADFENVNPEVFDKLKERSDNSLSRLDLKHCAYIYIGLTNKEVSQRLGIAPKSILMARYRIKLKLGLGKDEELDTYIRSL
- a CDS encoding WGR domain-containing protein, with translation MMQYFEFQDENGACFFEIRLEDRIVRTRSGQKGTPGITMEKIFRDAGTAAAEFNRLTKEKENDAFYFRLGDEYSL
- a CDS encoding SDR family NAD(P)-dependent oxidoreductase, with protein sequence MGNQRKTWFITGASQGIGLILVQQLLAAGYNVAATARKLETLRQAVGVDSSQFLPLQVDLVSEESVGEAVSKAITQFNTIDYLVNNAGFGLIGGIEETSDTEVRNSFDVNVFGLLNVTRAILPHMRAAQSGHIINMSSVFGLISGGGWGIYCGTKFAVEGISEALAQEVKPFGISVTIAEPGYVRTNFLSSGSIAHPAHPVAAYTALEEERRKHKEDVPGTQPGDPEKVAAAIIRLGQMSEAPLRVLMGADALQFANYKIQMLQEGIAANKEMTLSTDFSASF
- a CDS encoding AraC family transcriptional regulator → MGRNNIPRLALRAFTEVNFREPFLHVENYPVDAGLFIIKDRKTTPVKDYISPNRRQFYKIFHITAGTGILTVGLHQYFMNPGDISFLHPDEIMSWQTTSAETEGHFCLIHPDYFQGASHLLQLFRNYAYFQPAKAVVQLTPAQSEKTDQYFKAILEEEEGNNEDKQQAIFLHLQLILLAAQRAGKNLADEAVPESYRYIYGFLSLLEATFQVRHPDDVVKIKTATEFAEQLHVHPNYLNTLVKNQTGKTLREHIQERLLYEAKVLLKQTDWDIRAISYVLGFSEQAAFTALFNKKEQVSPSKFRENLKRTSIPVV